Proteins from a genomic interval of Phyllopteryx taeniolatus isolate TA_2022b chromosome 3, UOR_Ptae_1.2, whole genome shotgun sequence:
- the rtn4r gene encoding reticulon-4 receptor has product MKTIIADGGRLLVLIMWLNFAPQSDSCPAKCVCYSEPRPSVSCQQQGLFSIPTEIPVRSQRIFLQSNKLTVVRSTSFSSCQNLTVLWLYSNNISYIEAGAFYGLEKLEELDIGDNSNLRTISPTAFRGLTKLHTLHLHRCGLSELPVGVFRGMFSLQYLYLQDNNILTLHDDTFLDLANLTYLYLHNNKIKIVTDNMFHGLINLDRLLLHQNRVIFVQPRAFSDMAKLKSLFLFFNNLTVLTGETMDPLTTLQYLRLNGNQWICDCRARTLWEWFKRFKGSSSELECDVPEFLAGKDLKRLKSEDLEGCVETPQIQTNLFASKTQSGKFPSTENPLGDAIPRCCLGDNDKSSILSGKSRQITNNPLKEKENMSKTKFKDPERTKNDTQNKQNDGPLGTLSNTLDKSLENMNPNLIDSLESSTASNKKKKKCSKKPRSDTHCIKGRGTTLQVLRCLLIPMIWISLAMS; this is encoded by the coding sequence gggggagACTCCTGGTTCTGATTATGTGGCTGAACTTTGCACCTCAAAGTGACAGCTGCCCTGCTAAGTGTGTGTGCTACAGTGAACCCCGGCCTTCTGTGTCATGCCAACAACAAGGACTCTTTTCCATCCCTACTGAGATTCCTGTGCGGAGCCAGCGAATCTTCCTCCAGAGCAACAAGCTGACGGTAGTGAGGTCCACAAGCTTCAGCTCTTGCCAGAATCTCACCGTCCTGTGGCTCTACTCTAACAACATTAGCTACATAGAGGCCGGTGCCTTCTACGGCTTGGAGAAACTTGAGGAACTGGACATTGGGGACAATAGCAACCTTCGAACAATCAGCCCAACAGCCTTCCGAGGCTTAACTAAGCTGCACACACTCCACCTGCACAGGTGTGGCCTGTCAGAACTGCCCGTTGGGGTTTTCAGAGGAATGTTCTCCCTACAGTACCTTTACTTGCAGGATAATAACATTCTAACCCTGCATGATGACACTTTTCTGGACCTTGCCAACCTTACCTATCTCTACCTGCACAATAACAAGATCAAGATAGTGACCGACAACATGTTCCATGGTTTAATCAATCTCGACCGCCTGCTGCTACACCAGAACCGTGTAATTTTTGTCCAACCAAGGGCTTTTAGTGATATGGCTAAATTGAAAtccctctttttgtttttcaacaacCTCACCGTCTTGACAGGGGAAACAATGGATCCGCTCACCACACTCCAATACTTGCGCCTAAATGGTAACCAGTGGATTTGTGACTGCCGGGCCAGGACCTTGTGGGAGTGGTTCAAACGTTTCAAGGGTTCCAGCTCTGAGTTGGAGTGCGACGTTCCTGAATTCCTCGCAGGAAAGGATCTGAAACGACTGAAGAGCGAAGACTTGGAGGGTTGTGTGGAAACGCCTCAAATCCAGACCAATCTCTTCGCCTCTAAAACCCAGTCTGGGAAGTTCCCCTCCACCGAAAATCCACTTGGGGACGCGATTCCCAGGTGTTGTCTCGGAGATAACGACAAGTCCTCTATCCTGTCTGGCAAGAGTCGCCAAATTACTAACAACCCCCTGAAGGAAAAAGAGAACATGTCTAAGACGAAATTTAAAGATCCAGAAAGAACGAAAAATGACACCCAGAACAAGCAGAATGATGGACCTCTTGGTACCTTATCCAACACCCTGGACAAGTCTTTGGAAAATATGAACCCTAACCTTATAGACAGTCTAGAATCTTCTACAGcctcaaacaaaaagaaaaagaagtgcTCCAAAAAGCCCAGATCAGACACCCACTGCATTAAAGGCCGGGGTACTACATTGCAAGTACTGCGTTGTCTCCTCATTCCCATGATCTGGATCTCTCTAGCCATGTCTTAG